A part of Drosophila ananassae strain 14024-0371.13 chromosome 2R, ASM1763931v2, whole genome shotgun sequence genomic DNA contains:
- the LOC6493018 gene encoding transient receptor potential cation channel subfamily A member 1 isoform X1, which produces MPKLWNGSYGSQCGSLPSPDQHLMESQPKFLPKQRSSSSGNGSVNGSGSNSRNSKYGLISLIIERSTGLKRMEIDGDDVDTPLEAILPAEPPAEQVCLLRDSPFRILRAAESGNLDDFKRLFMADNTRISLKDGKGRTAAHQAAARNRVNILRYIRDQHGDFNAKDNAGNTPLHIAVESDAYEALDYLLSIPVDTGVLNEKKQAPVHLATELNKVKSLRVMGQYRNVIDIQQGGEHGRTALHLAAIYDHEECARILITEFDACPRKPCNNGYYPIHEAAKNASSKTMEVFFQWGEQRGCTREEMISFYDSEGNVPLHSAVHGGDIKAVELCLKSGAKISTQQHDLSTPVHLACAQGAIEIVKLMFEMQPLEKRICLSCTDVQKMTPLHCASMFDHPDIVSYLVAEGADINALDKEHRSPLLLAASRSGWKTVHLLIRLGACISVKDAAARNVLHFVIMNGGRLTDFAEQVANCQTHAQLQLLLNEKDSMGCSPLHYASRDGHIRSLENLIRLGACINLKNNNNESPLHFAARFGRYNTVRQLLDSEKGSFIINESDGAGMTPLHIASQQGHTRVVQLLLNRGALLHRDHTGRNPLQLAAMSGYTETIELLHSVHSHLLDQVDKDGNTALHLATMENKPHAISVLMSMGCKLVYNVLDMSAIDYAIYYKYPEAALAMVTHEERANEVMALRSDKHPCVTLALIASMPKVFEAVQDKCITKANCKKDSKSFYIKYSFWPYQKTPEQIEEKRIEFNDPKWRPAPLAVVNTMVTHGRVELLAHPLSQKYLQMKWNSYGKYFHLANLLIYSIFLVFVTIYSSLMMNHIELRAGSNSTMTRYCNMGWDELTRNLSQNPSVASQIRLDSCEERIKRTTCILFCAVVIVVYILLNSMREILQIYQQKLHYILETVNLISWVLYISALVMVAPAFQPDGAINTIHYSAASIAVFLSWFRLLLFLQRFDQVGIYVVMFLEILQTLIKVLMVFSILIIAFGLAFYILLSKIIDPQPNHLSFSNIPMSLLRTFSMMLGELDFVGTYVNTYYRDQLKVPMTSFLILSVFMILMPILLMNLLIGLAVGDIESVRRNAQLKRLAMQVVLHTELERKLPHVWLQRVDKMELIEYPNETKCKLGFCDFILRKWFSNPFTDDSSMDAISFDNNDDYINAELERQRRKLRDISRMLEQQHQLVRLIVQKMEIKTEADDVDEGISPNELRSVVGLGSAGGNRWNSPRIRNKLRAALSFNKSM; this is translated from the exons GCCGCCGAGTCCGGAAACCTGGACGACTTCAAGCGCTTGTTCATGGCGGACAATACACGGATCTCTCTAAAGGACGGAAAAGGACGAACGGCTGCCCATCAGGCGGCGGCTCGTAATCGGGTTAACATTTTGCGCTATATTCGCGACCAGCACGGCG ACTTTAATGCCAAGGATAATGCCGGAAACACCCCGCTCCACATTGCGGTGGAAAGCGATGCCTACGAGGCCCTCGACTACCTACTGTCCAT TCCAGTGGATACGGGAGTCCTCAACGAAAAGAAACAGGCACCCGTGCACCTGGCCACCGAGCTCAACAAGGTGAAGAGTCTCCGGGTGATGGGTCAGTACCGGAACGTCATCGATATACAGCAGGGCGGGGAACACGGCCGGACGGCTCTCCATTTGGCGGCGATTTACGATCATGAAGAGTGCGCTCGCATCCTG ATAACCGAGTTCGATGCATGTCCTCGTAAGCCTTGTAACAACGGTTATTATCCCATACACGAAGCGGCTAAGAATGCCAGCTCCAAGACAATGGAGGTCTTCTTCCAG TGGGGCGAGCAGCGTGGATGCACCCGCGAGGAGATGATATCCTTCTACGACTCCGAGGGCAATGTGCCGCTGCACTCGGCGGTGCACGGCGGCGACATCAAGGCTGTGGAGCTGTGCCTCAAGTCCGGCGCCAAGATATCCACTCAGCAACACGATCTCTCCACGCCAGTGCACCTGGCCTGTGCCCAG GGGGCCATCGAAATTGTCAAGTTAATGTTTGAAATGCAGCCCTTGGAGAAACGCATCTGTTTGAGCTGCACGGATGTGCAGAAGATGACGCCGCTGCACTGCGCCTCCATGTTCGACCATCCGGACATAGTGTCCTACTTGGTGGCCGAGGGGGCCGATATAAATGCTTTGGACAAGGAGCATCGATCTCCTCTGCTTCTGGCCGCATCCCGAAGTGGCTGGAAAACAG TTCACTTGCTCATCCGGCTGGGAGCCTGTATCAGCGTGAAGGATGCCGCTGCCCGTAATGTCCTACACTTTGTTATTATGAATGGCGGGCGGCTCACAGATTTCGCCGAGCAGGTGGCCAATTGTCAGACCCACGCCCAGCTGCAGTTGCTCCTCAACGAGAAGGACAGCATGGGCTGTTCCCCGCTGCACTATGCCAGTCGGGACGGTCATATACGATCTCTCGAGAATCTCATCCGCCTGGGGGCTTGCATTAATCTCAAGAACAACAATAACGAGAGCCCCTTGCACTTTGCCGCTCGCTTCGGAAGGTACAACACTGTCCGCCAGTTACTAGACTCCGAGAAGGGATCCTTTATCATAAACGAAAGCGATGGAGCTGGAATGACGCCACTGCACATTGCCTCTCAACAGGGTCATACCCGAGTGGTGCAGTTGCTTCTCAACCGCGGAGCCTTGCTCCACCGAGATCATACTGGTCGGAATCCTCTCCAGCTGGCCGCCATGTCGGGCTATACCGAGACCATAGAGCTCTTGCACTCGGTGCACTCACATCTTCTGGATCAGGTGGACAAGGATGGG AACACCGCTCTCCACTTGGCCACCATGGAGAACAAGCCGCATGCCATCTCCGTCTTAATGTCCATGGGCTGCAAGTTGGTCTACAATGTCCTGGACATGAGTGCCATCGACTATGCCATCTACTACAAGTACCCGGAGGCCGCCCTGGCCATGGTGACGCACGAGGAGAGGGCCAATGAGGTGATGGCCCTGCGCTCGGATAAGCATCCTTGTGTTACCCTAGCTCTAATCGCATCCATGCCGAAGGTCTTCGAGGCCGTTCAGGACAAGTGCATCACTAAGGCCAACTGCAAGAAGGATTCGAAGAGTTTCTAC ATCAAGTATTCGTTTTGGCCATATCAAAAGACACCCGAACAAATCGAGGAAAAACGCATAGAGTTCAATGACCCCAAGTGGCGACCTGCGCCCCTGGCCGTGGTGAAC ACTATGGTAACCCATGGCCGGGTGGAGCTGCTGGCCCATCCTCTCAGCCAGAAGTATCTACAGATGAAGTGGAACTCCTACGGCAAATACTTTCATCTGGCCAACCTGCTGATCTACTCAATATTCCTGGTTTTCGTGACCATCTACTCCTCGCTGATGATGAACCATATCGAGCTAAGGGCCGGATCCAACAGTACAATGACTCGCTACTGCAATATGGG TTGGGATGAGCTGACCCGGAATCTCTCCCAAAATCCCTCGGTGGCTTCTCAAATTCGATTGGATTCCTGCGAGGAGCGCATCAAACGCACCACTTGCATCCTGTTTTGTGCCGTGGTCATTGTCGTCTATATCCTGCTCAACTCTATGAGAGAAATCTTGCAGATCTATCAACAAAAGCTACACTATATCCTTGAGACGGTCAATTTGATATCCTGGGTCCTGTACATCTCGGCTTTGGTGATGGTTGCTCCTGCTTTTCAGCCGGATGGAGCCATCAATACCATTCATTATTCGGCAGCTTCGATAGCTGTATTTCTGTCCTGGTTCCGACTCTTGTTATTCCTTCAGCGTTTCGACCAGGTGGGCATCTACGTGGTCATGTTCCTGGAAATCCTGCAGACGTTGATCAAGGTGCTGATGGTATTCTCCATACTGATTATTGCCTTTGGCCTGGCTTTCTATATACTGCTTTCAAAG ATCATTGACCCCCAGCCGAATCACTTGTCCTTCTCAAATATACCCATGTCCTTGCTGCGAACTTTCTCCATGATGTTGGGCGAACTGGACTTTGTGGGAACTTATGTCAACACCTATTATCGCGATCAGTTGAAGGTGCCCATGACCTCCTTCTTGATTTTAA GTGTGTTTATGATCCTCATGCCCATTCTCCTGATGAACTTGCTCATCGGTTTGGCCGTTGGCGATATCGAATCTGTTCGCCGCAATGCCCAGCTCAAGAGGCTGGCCATGCAAGTGGTCCTCCACACTGAGCTGGAGAGGAAGCTGCCCCATGTCTGGTTGCAGAGAGTGGACAAGATGGAGCTCATCGAGTACCCCAATGAGACAAAGTGCAAGCTCGGCTTTTGTGACTTCATACTGCGGAAGTGGTTCTCGAATCCTTTTACCGATGATT CCTCCATGGACGCCATATCCTTTGACAACAACGACGACTATATCAACGCAGAGCTGGAGCGGCAAAGGCGCAAGTTGCGCGACATCAGTCGCatgctggagcagcagcaccagctgGTCCGGCTCATTGTCCAGAAGATGGAGATCAAAACGGAGGCCGACGATGTGGACGAGGGCATATCCCCCAACGAACTAAGATCCGTGGTGGGTCTGGGATCCGCAGGTGGTAATCGATGGAATTCGCCACGAATCCGTAACAAACTACGGGCCGCTTTGAGTTTCAACAAGAGCATGTAG
- the LOC6493018 gene encoding transient receptor potential cation channel subfamily A member 1 isoform X2 — translation MSSGDKDTPKREVLISPLRYLISGCARGAELNAMAPLNLSNKWARILRMSSAPKIQIDDFLQAAESGNLDDFKRLFMADNTRISLKDGKGRTAAHQAAARNRVNILRYIRDQHGDFNAKDNAGNTPLHIAVESDAYEALDYLLSIPVDTGVLNEKKQAPVHLATELNKVKSLRVMGQYRNVIDIQQGGEHGRTALHLAAIYDHEECARILITEFDACPRKPCNNGYYPIHEAAKNASSKTMEVFFQWGEQRGCTREEMISFYDSEGNVPLHSAVHGGDIKAVELCLKSGAKISTQQHDLSTPVHLACAQGAIEIVKLMFEMQPLEKRICLSCTDVQKMTPLHCASMFDHPDIVSYLVAEGADINALDKEHRSPLLLAASRSGWKTVHLLIRLGACISVKDAAARNVLHFVIMNGGRLTDFAEQVANCQTHAQLQLLLNEKDSMGCSPLHYASRDGHIRSLENLIRLGACINLKNNNNESPLHFAARFGRYNTVRQLLDSEKGSFIINESDGAGMTPLHIASQQGHTRVVQLLLNRGALLHRDHTGRNPLQLAAMSGYTETIELLHSVHSHLLDQVDKDGNTALHLATMENKPHAISVLMSMGCKLVYNVLDMSAIDYAIYYKYPEAALAMVTHEERANEVMALRSDKHPCVTLALIASMPKVFEAVQDKCITKANCKKDSKSFYIKYSFWPYQKTPEQIEEKRIEFNDPKWRPAPLAVVNTMVTHGRVELLAHPLSQKYLQMKWNSYGKYFHLANLLIYSIFLVFVTIYSSLMMNHIELRAGSNSTMTRYCNMGWDELTRNLSQNPSVASQIRLDSCEERIKRTTCILFCAVVIVVYILLNSMREILQIYQQKLHYILETVNLISWVLYISALVMVAPAFQPDGAINTIHYSAASIAVFLSWFRLLLFLQRFDQVGIYVVMFLEILQTLIKVLMVFSILIIAFGLAFYILLSKIIDPQPNHLSFSNIPMSLLRTFSMMLGELDFVGTYVNTYYRDQLKVPMTSFLILSVFMILMPILLMNLLIGLAVGDIESVRRNAQLKRLAMQVVLHTELERKLPHVWLQRVDKMELIEYPNETKCKLGFCDFILRKWFSNPFTDDSSMDAISFDNNDDYINAELERQRRKLRDISRMLEQQHQLVRLIVQKMEIKTEADDVDEGISPNELRSVVGLGSAGGNRWNSPRIRNKLRAALSFNKSM, via the exons TGGAGCTGAGTTGAATGCAATGGCGCCTCTTAACCTGTCCAACAAATGGGCCCGCATCCTGCGTATGTCCTCCGCCCCAAAGATCCAAATCGATGACTTTCTCCAG GCCGCCGAGTCCGGAAACCTGGACGACTTCAAGCGCTTGTTCATGGCGGACAATACACGGATCTCTCTAAAGGACGGAAAAGGACGAACGGCTGCCCATCAGGCGGCGGCTCGTAATCGGGTTAACATTTTGCGCTATATTCGCGACCAGCACGGCG ACTTTAATGCCAAGGATAATGCCGGAAACACCCCGCTCCACATTGCGGTGGAAAGCGATGCCTACGAGGCCCTCGACTACCTACTGTCCAT TCCAGTGGATACGGGAGTCCTCAACGAAAAGAAACAGGCACCCGTGCACCTGGCCACCGAGCTCAACAAGGTGAAGAGTCTCCGGGTGATGGGTCAGTACCGGAACGTCATCGATATACAGCAGGGCGGGGAACACGGCCGGACGGCTCTCCATTTGGCGGCGATTTACGATCATGAAGAGTGCGCTCGCATCCTG ATAACCGAGTTCGATGCATGTCCTCGTAAGCCTTGTAACAACGGTTATTATCCCATACACGAAGCGGCTAAGAATGCCAGCTCCAAGACAATGGAGGTCTTCTTCCAG TGGGGCGAGCAGCGTGGATGCACCCGCGAGGAGATGATATCCTTCTACGACTCCGAGGGCAATGTGCCGCTGCACTCGGCGGTGCACGGCGGCGACATCAAGGCTGTGGAGCTGTGCCTCAAGTCCGGCGCCAAGATATCCACTCAGCAACACGATCTCTCCACGCCAGTGCACCTGGCCTGTGCCCAG GGGGCCATCGAAATTGTCAAGTTAATGTTTGAAATGCAGCCCTTGGAGAAACGCATCTGTTTGAGCTGCACGGATGTGCAGAAGATGACGCCGCTGCACTGCGCCTCCATGTTCGACCATCCGGACATAGTGTCCTACTTGGTGGCCGAGGGGGCCGATATAAATGCTTTGGACAAGGAGCATCGATCTCCTCTGCTTCTGGCCGCATCCCGAAGTGGCTGGAAAACAG TTCACTTGCTCATCCGGCTGGGAGCCTGTATCAGCGTGAAGGATGCCGCTGCCCGTAATGTCCTACACTTTGTTATTATGAATGGCGGGCGGCTCACAGATTTCGCCGAGCAGGTGGCCAATTGTCAGACCCACGCCCAGCTGCAGTTGCTCCTCAACGAGAAGGACAGCATGGGCTGTTCCCCGCTGCACTATGCCAGTCGGGACGGTCATATACGATCTCTCGAGAATCTCATCCGCCTGGGGGCTTGCATTAATCTCAAGAACAACAATAACGAGAGCCCCTTGCACTTTGCCGCTCGCTTCGGAAGGTACAACACTGTCCGCCAGTTACTAGACTCCGAGAAGGGATCCTTTATCATAAACGAAAGCGATGGAGCTGGAATGACGCCACTGCACATTGCCTCTCAACAGGGTCATACCCGAGTGGTGCAGTTGCTTCTCAACCGCGGAGCCTTGCTCCACCGAGATCATACTGGTCGGAATCCTCTCCAGCTGGCCGCCATGTCGGGCTATACCGAGACCATAGAGCTCTTGCACTCGGTGCACTCACATCTTCTGGATCAGGTGGACAAGGATGGG AACACCGCTCTCCACTTGGCCACCATGGAGAACAAGCCGCATGCCATCTCCGTCTTAATGTCCATGGGCTGCAAGTTGGTCTACAATGTCCTGGACATGAGTGCCATCGACTATGCCATCTACTACAAGTACCCGGAGGCCGCCCTGGCCATGGTGACGCACGAGGAGAGGGCCAATGAGGTGATGGCCCTGCGCTCGGATAAGCATCCTTGTGTTACCCTAGCTCTAATCGCATCCATGCCGAAGGTCTTCGAGGCCGTTCAGGACAAGTGCATCACTAAGGCCAACTGCAAGAAGGATTCGAAGAGTTTCTAC ATCAAGTATTCGTTTTGGCCATATCAAAAGACACCCGAACAAATCGAGGAAAAACGCATAGAGTTCAATGACCCCAAGTGGCGACCTGCGCCCCTGGCCGTGGTGAAC ACTATGGTAACCCATGGCCGGGTGGAGCTGCTGGCCCATCCTCTCAGCCAGAAGTATCTACAGATGAAGTGGAACTCCTACGGCAAATACTTTCATCTGGCCAACCTGCTGATCTACTCAATATTCCTGGTTTTCGTGACCATCTACTCCTCGCTGATGATGAACCATATCGAGCTAAGGGCCGGATCCAACAGTACAATGACTCGCTACTGCAATATGGG TTGGGATGAGCTGACCCGGAATCTCTCCCAAAATCCCTCGGTGGCTTCTCAAATTCGATTGGATTCCTGCGAGGAGCGCATCAAACGCACCACTTGCATCCTGTTTTGTGCCGTGGTCATTGTCGTCTATATCCTGCTCAACTCTATGAGAGAAATCTTGCAGATCTATCAACAAAAGCTACACTATATCCTTGAGACGGTCAATTTGATATCCTGGGTCCTGTACATCTCGGCTTTGGTGATGGTTGCTCCTGCTTTTCAGCCGGATGGAGCCATCAATACCATTCATTATTCGGCAGCTTCGATAGCTGTATTTCTGTCCTGGTTCCGACTCTTGTTATTCCTTCAGCGTTTCGACCAGGTGGGCATCTACGTGGTCATGTTCCTGGAAATCCTGCAGACGTTGATCAAGGTGCTGATGGTATTCTCCATACTGATTATTGCCTTTGGCCTGGCTTTCTATATACTGCTTTCAAAG ATCATTGACCCCCAGCCGAATCACTTGTCCTTCTCAAATATACCCATGTCCTTGCTGCGAACTTTCTCCATGATGTTGGGCGAACTGGACTTTGTGGGAACTTATGTCAACACCTATTATCGCGATCAGTTGAAGGTGCCCATGACCTCCTTCTTGATTTTAA GTGTGTTTATGATCCTCATGCCCATTCTCCTGATGAACTTGCTCATCGGTTTGGCCGTTGGCGATATCGAATCTGTTCGCCGCAATGCCCAGCTCAAGAGGCTGGCCATGCAAGTGGTCCTCCACACTGAGCTGGAGAGGAAGCTGCCCCATGTCTGGTTGCAGAGAGTGGACAAGATGGAGCTCATCGAGTACCCCAATGAGACAAAGTGCAAGCTCGGCTTTTGTGACTTCATACTGCGGAAGTGGTTCTCGAATCCTTTTACCGATGATT CCTCCATGGACGCCATATCCTTTGACAACAACGACGACTATATCAACGCAGAGCTGGAGCGGCAAAGGCGCAAGTTGCGCGACATCAGTCGCatgctggagcagcagcaccagctgGTCCGGCTCATTGTCCAGAAGATGGAGATCAAAACGGAGGCCGACGATGTGGACGAGGGCATATCCCCCAACGAACTAAGATCCGTGGTGGGTCTGGGATCCGCAGGTGGTAATCGATGGAATTCGCCACGAATCCGTAACAAACTACGGGCCGCTTTGAGTTTCAACAAGAGCATGTAG